From Salmo salar chromosome ssa04, Ssal_v3.1, whole genome shotgun sequence, one genomic window encodes:
- the LOC123742548 gene encoding CD5 antigen-like, producing MNVSSTKLIECSTKSFSPESVRLVDGAGLCSGRVEVKSNQSWVSVCDFDRQDAEVVCGELGCEAPAALQTWDKEFQCKGKESLLLDCDTSDRKNNTCLPGNAVGLTCSEPDDVRLVGGGSRCAGRVERNDQGEWRTVGAVEWDRASTRVAAVVCRQLGCGSTVSVLPGSTTRVFGVICNGSEPALRECGRTFALSSGFTVICSGNNKIYCGGFGAKIFVRRFTQTHTTSPKPI from the exons ATGAACGTGTCATCAACAAAACTGATTGAATGTTCAACCAAGTCTTTTTCTCCAGAGTCTGTGCGGCTTGTGGATGGAGCTGGTCTCTGctctgggagagtggaggtgaagTCCAATCAGTCCTGGGTCTCAGTGTGTGACTTTGACCGGCAGGATGCAGAGGTAGTCTGTGGGGAGCTTGGCTGTGAGGCTCCTGCAGCTCTACAGACCTGGGATAAAGAGTTCCAGTGTAAAGGCAAAGAGTCCCTTCTCCTGGACTGTGACACCTCAGACAGAAAAAACAACACCTGTCTACCTGGTAATGCTGTTGGACTCACCTGCTCAG agcCTGATGAtgtgaggctggtgggaggaggcagTCGCTGTGCTGGTAGAGTGGAGAGGAACGACCAGGGAGAGTGGAGGACTGTGGGAGCTGTGGAGTGGGACAGGGCCAGTACACGTGTCGCTGCAGTAGTGTGTAGACAGCTGGGTTGTGGCTCCACTGTTTCAGTACTACCTGGAAGCACCACTAGAGTGTTTGGAGTTATCTGTAATGGGTCTGAGCCTGCACTGAGGGAGTGTGGGAGAACCTTTGCTCTCAGTTCTGGATTCACAGTGATCTGCTCAGGTAATAACAAGATATACTGTGGTGGTTTCGGCGCCAAGATCTTTGTAAGGCggtttacacaaacacacaccaccagtCCAA AGCCCATTTGA